Proteins from a genomic interval of Desulfovibrio piger:
- a CDS encoding TOTE conflict system archaeo-eukaryotic primase domain-containing protein — protein sequence MTEDVSAELARLQAENSHLKAILRQHGITWGSSLSSAPPVLEDVTIADPVTPPSVVLSPAGKIALFQSLFRGRTDVYPQRWESQKGTSGYSPVCGNEWRPGICGKPKVRCGDCEHRQLTPLTEQALYDHLAGKKTLGVYPLLPDDTCHFLAMDFDEAQWRDDARAVLLSCRQCDVPASLEISRSGKGAHIWIFFSVPVSAREARMLGAALVSHTCERTRQLALSSYDRFFPSQDTVPKGGFGNLIALPLQKIPRSQGHSVFVDANLTAFPDQWAYLSTVVRMTPDALSQAILQASGGRHSLDVAFTTDGDNAARPWENQKISCRKIAGPLPSSITLVLTNQIFIDKREVPQPLLNRLIRLAAFANPEFYKAQAMRLPVWNKPRLVCCAENLSQHIGLPRGCLDALLELLEYNNILPVIEDKRVKGSGLSVKFKGKLRKDQQLAVKSMLAQDIGVLHATTAFGKTVVAAALIAKRKTSALVLVHRADLLRQWQERLVQFLGIASGDIGLIGTGKHKPSGKIDIALLQTLARKDDLAEFLDGYGHIIVDECHHIAAFSFENILKQAKTRFIVPLREG from the coding sequence ATGACAGAGGACGTTTCGGCCGAGTTGGCCCGCCTGCAAGCGGAAAACTCCCACCTCAAGGCAATCTTGCGGCAACACGGCATCACTTGGGGTAGTTCCCTCTCTTCCGCGCCGCCCGTTTTGGAGGACGTCACTATTGCTGACCCGGTAACGCCTCCTTCAGTTGTTCTTTCGCCTGCCGGCAAGATTGCCCTTTTCCAGAGCTTGTTCCGTGGCCGGACAGATGTTTATCCCCAAAGGTGGGAATCGCAAAAGGGCACATCAGGATATTCTCCCGTATGCGGCAATGAATGGCGTCCTGGAATCTGCGGCAAGCCCAAGGTGCGATGTGGCGATTGTGAGCACAGGCAATTGACCCCATTGACTGAACAGGCGCTCTATGACCACTTGGCCGGTAAAAAGACGCTTGGGGTTTACCCGCTTCTTCCCGACGACACCTGCCATTTCCTGGCAATGGACTTCGATGAGGCGCAGTGGCGCGATGACGCCCGCGCCGTGTTGCTCTCCTGCCGGCAATGCGATGTTCCCGCCTCGTTGGAAATATCCCGCTCCGGCAAAGGCGCGCACATCTGGATTTTCTTTTCCGTTCCGGTGTCCGCTCGTGAAGCCCGCATGCTGGGAGCCGCGCTTGTCAGCCATACCTGCGAAAGAACGCGCCAACTCGCTTTAAGCAGCTACGATCGCTTTTTCCCCAGCCAGGATACAGTGCCCAAAGGCGGATTTGGCAACCTCATCGCCTTGCCTTTACAGAAAATACCGCGCTCACAAGGGCACAGCGTTTTTGTGGATGCAAACTTAACAGCATTTCCTGACCAATGGGCGTATCTCAGCACAGTGGTCCGCATGACGCCGGATGCGCTCTCTCAAGCCATTCTCCAGGCGAGTGGCGGCAGACACTCTCTGGACGTGGCGTTCACTACTGACGGGGATAACGCAGCCAGGCCTTGGGAGAATCAGAAGATTTCATGCCGTAAGATTGCCGGACCATTGCCATCAAGCATTACCCTGGTGCTTACCAATCAGATATTCATTGATAAACGCGAAGTTCCCCAGCCCTTGCTGAATCGCCTGATCCGTCTTGCGGCATTCGCCAATCCCGAATTTTACAAAGCGCAGGCCATGCGCCTGCCTGTTTGGAATAAGCCCCGGCTTGTCTGTTGCGCGGAAAACCTTTCGCAACACATAGGCCTGCCTCGTGGGTGTCTGGACGCCCTGCTGGAACTGCTTGAGTACAATAATATTCTTCCGGTTATCGAGGATAAACGCGTCAAGGGCAGCGGATTGTCGGTAAAATTCAAGGGAAAATTGCGCAAGGATCAACAATTGGCCGTAAAATCCATGCTGGCGCAGGATATCGGAGTACTCCACGCAACTACCGCTTTTGGCAAAACAGTGGTTGCGGCGGCGCTTATCGCCAAACGGAAAACCAGTGCCCTTGTGTTGGTCCACCGTGCGGATCTCTTGCGGCAGTGGCAGGAAAGGCTTGTTCAGTTTCTTGGCATAGCCTCCGGCGATATAGGCCTTATCGGTACCGGAAAACATAAGCCCAGCGGTAAAATTGATATCGCTCTGCTCCAGACGCTTGCCCGTAAAGACGATCTGGCCGAATTTTTAGATGGCTACGGCCATATTATTGTTGACGAGTGCCACCACATCGCTGCTTTTTCCTTTGAAAACATCCTCAAGCAGGCCAAGACGCGATTTATTGTCCCACTCAGGGAGGGGTAA
- the tnpA gene encoding IS200/IS605 family transposase encodes MSNYRKGSHSVFSIHLHLVWITKYRKKILSGDIAQRARSLIRGICEKHQVEILKGHIAPDHIHLFVSISPSLAVSKLMQQLKGRTAHAMINEFPLLRRQYWGRHMWARGYFCCSSGNVTDEVIKQYITQQEDADETFRIEGE; translated from the coding sequence ATGAGCAATTATCGTAAAGGCTCCCACAGTGTTTTTTCAATTCACCTGCACCTGGTCTGGATAACCAAGTACAGGAAAAAGATTTTGTCAGGCGACATCGCCCAGAGAGCCAGGTCGCTGATACGCGGCATCTGTGAAAAGCATCAGGTGGAAATTCTCAAAGGACATATAGCACCCGACCATATCCATCTTTTCGTTTCGATTTCACCAAGCCTTGCTGTGAGCAAGTTGATGCAACAACTGAAAGGCCGAACCGCGCATGCCATGATAAATGAATTTCCATTGTTGCGCCGCCAGTACTGGGGACGTCATATGTGGGCGCGTGGCTATTTCTGTTGCAGCAGTGGCAATGTGACCGATGAGGTCATTAAGCAATACATCACGCAACAGGAAGATGCAGATGAAACCTTCCGAATTGAGGGGGAATGA